DNA sequence from the Sinorhizobium alkalisoli genome:
CGGCATCGGCGTCGTCTTCCAGCAGTTCGGGCTCAAACCCGCCTGGTATTCGTCCGGCTTCGGTGCGCACCTGACCTGGACGCTGCCCTTCGGTGTGCTGATCATGTTCGCCGTCTTCAACCGTTTCTCGCCGGCCTATGAGGAGGCCGCGCGCGATCTGGGCGCCACGCCCTGGCAGACCTTCCGCCACGTGGTGCTGCCGATGATCGCGCCGAGCCTCATCGGCGTCGGCCTTTTCGGTTTCACCCTCTCCTATGACGAATTCGCCCGCACCCTGATGACGTCCGGCACCTACAATACCCTGCCGCTCGAAATCTACGCCATGACAACCAATGTGACCACGCCGGTGCTCTATGCGCTGGGCACGGTCACGACGCTCTTCTCCTTCACCGTTATCCTCCTCACCGTCACAGTCATCCTTCTGCTGCGG
Encoded proteins:
- a CDS encoding ABC transporter permease — translated: MNRESRTKEFYILAIFFALFVLFLYGPLSAILILSFQGPDGGLTFPLNGVSLHWFYNLFEKQAVGDFGASFRRSFTLGLMVMVANVVVALLAGLAFRNRFRGSTALFYLTVASLVVPSIIISLGIGVVFQQFGLKPAWYSSGFGAHLTWTLPFGVLIMFAVFNRFSPAYEEAARDLGATPWQTFRHVVLPMIAPSLIGVGLFGFTLSYDEFARTLMTSGTYNTLPLEIYAMTTNVTTPVLYALGTVTTLFSFTVILLTVTVILLLRRRQAKSG